One window of the Rhipicephalus sanguineus isolate Rsan-2018 chromosome 2, BIME_Rsan_1.4, whole genome shotgun sequence genome contains the following:
- the LOC119381728 gene encoding uncharacterized protein LOC119381728, whose protein sequence is MQQCTRRHNLEVANLRPDFEGEFTWCARNSRTCIDYVLVSSRLVCQVKYISIDEEGDFSIGSDHNRIRLTICSSTWCKKEREHRKPGKRFLPEAAYEDIAKEFDCNLQTSKPLKCEEYVEELQRLMRQYEVRTNSRGGVRRKGSWDEEVRKALDERKAVNRLHRKAVKTLSASEALQAWQEYLTCEQAMQTSVQSKIAEHNSRQLQSFTADGRNGARKFWTYVSSLDGKAKVPQIRHEDTGQPVSDMGRHLADHMRKLHDVGSGEREVDSIEYHPINEYRLSNNVKWEVSRPALDRAIARIGAHTARGLDGIPAGLIKCLGDEARQKLADIFSGIMTGEPIPEDWLCGRVILVPKRGGDAGLLREYRSLTVTSVLYRTFAQILKTWMSGWAEHDDKLTELQNGFRSRRRLEDNAFVLTQAIEIARKENRGLYTCFLDVAKAYDSVPHDPLFHCMTQIGMPKTWVSVLRRLYTHNTVVACFAEAQAEPVKVMRGLKQGCPLSPLLYMLYTARLERMLLEDGGGFSLAHSYRGTLVPWRLPGLVYADDIVLMADNVGYLQHLVSISANHLSKLGLCFNAKKSVVLVFAGTDTSAVVSLPEGGQILWKDEYRYLGAQLSTSSHVLDIHEENIHQTSRKAANVLRKRSLWGCNRFLLVREMWKCVHVPCLSFANAVLTFQSGTRQWLERGQREFGRLALGCHGRVAIEAIQGDVGWSSYEAREARSKIAYEGRLRLMNDRRWARRLFRYTHSTGTRTE, encoded by the coding sequence ATGCAGCAATGTACAAGGAGGCACAACCTAGAAGTAGCAAACCTTCGGCCAGATTTCGAGGGAGAATTTACATGGTGTGCCAGAAACAGTCGTACCTGTATCGACTATGTGCTTGTCTCATCGCGACTGGTGTGTCAAGTCAAGTACATCAGCATTGATGAGGAAGGAGACTTCAGCATTGGGAGCGACCACAACAGGATCAGGCTAACTATCTGCTCCTCCACATGGTGCAAAAAAGAGCGAGAACACCGGAAGCCTGGGAAACGATTCCTACCTGAGGCGGCCTATGAAGACATTGCTAAGGAATTCGACTGCAACCTGCAGACCTCCAAACCTCTTAAGTGTGAAGAGTACGTGGAGGAACTGCAGCGCTTAATGCGGCAATACGAAGTTCGCACCAACTCCCGTGGAGGGGTGCGGCGAAAAGGATCGTGGGATGAAGAGGTGCGGAAAGCCTTGGATGAGCGAAAAGCGGTGAACCGCCTGCACAGGAAAGCTGTGAAAACCCTTTCCGCAAGTGAGGCTCTCCAAGCATGGCAGGAATACCTAACCTGCGAACAGGCTATGCAAACAAGTGTCCAAAGCAAAATCGCCGAGCACAATAGCCGTCAACTCCAGTCTTTCACAGCGGACGGCCGCAACGGGGCCAGGAAGTTTTGGACCTACGTGTCATCTCTAGATGGCAAAGCCAAGGTACCTCAAATCCGGCACGAGGATACGGGACAACCAGTATCTGACATGGGCAGGCACCTAGCGGATCACATGCGTAAACTGCACGATGTCGGCAGCGGCGAACGGGAGGTTGACTCAATCGAATACCATCCCATAAATGAATACCGCCTGAGCAATAACGTGAAATGGGAAGTGAGCCGTCCAGCTCTAGACCGAGCGATTGCACGAATAGGAGCACACACCGCCCGAGGGCTTGATGGCATACCTGCGGGACTGATCAAATGCTTAGGAGACGAGGCAAGGCAGAAATTGGCGGACATCTTCTCGGGCATTATGACAGGAGAACCAATACCAGAGGATTGGCTATGTGGCCGAGTAATCCTGGTGCCGAAGAGAGGAGGGGATGCAGGGCTGCTACGGGAGTACAGATCACTCACAGTTACAAGTGTGCTATACCGAACTTTCGCACAAATATTAAAGACATGGATGAGCGGCTGGGCAGAACACGACGACAAGTTGACTGAGCTACAGAATGGTTTCCGAAGCAGACGGCGCCTCGAGGACAATGCATTTGTGCTCACACAGGCTATCGAGATAGCACGCAAGGAGAATAGAGGGCTATACACTTGTTTTCTCGACGTCGCCAAGGCCTATGATAGCGTACCTCATGACCCGTTGTTTCACTGTATGACACAAATTGGCATGCCGAAGACATGGGTCAGTGTACTGCGCCGACTATACACGCACAATACGGTGGTTGCGTGCTTTGCCGAAGCTCAAGCTGAACCAGTGAAGGTGATGCGAGGTCTCAAACAGGGATGCCCGTTGTCGCCGCTGCTGTATATGCTGTATACAGCCAGactggagaggatgctgctggaGGATGGAGGGGGATTCTCGCTAGCTCACTCCTATCGCGGAACACTCGTGCCCTGGAGACTGCCGGGCTTGGTATATGCCGATGATATTGTTCTAATGGCTGACAATGTGGGATACCTGCAGCATCTCGTCTCAATATCGGCAAATCACCTGAGCAAACTCGGATTGTGCTTCAACGCCAAGAAATCAGTGGTGCTGGTGTTCGCAGGCACGGACACATCTGCGGTGGTGTCGCTGCCGGAAGGTGGGCAGATTCTGTGGAAAGATGAGTACAGGTACCTCGGTGCACAACTGAGCACATCGAGCCATGTCCTAGATATCCACGAGGAAAACATCCATCAGACATCACGCAAAGCGGCGAACGTGTTGCGCAAGCGAAGTCTCTGGGGCTGCAACCGCTTCCTGCTGGtccgagaaatgtggaagtgtgtgCACGTCCCATGCCTCTCGTTTGCCAATGCTGTGCTCACCTTCCAATCAGGAACTAGACAGTGGCTGGAGCGAGGGCAGCGAGAGTTTGGTCGACTGGCGTTGGGCTGCCACGGACGAGTTGCCATAGAGGCCATTCAAGGAGACGTGGGGTGGTCGTCGTATGAGGCTCGAGAAGCCAGGAGCAAGATCGCCTACGAGGGCCGCCTGCGTCTCATGAACGACCGCAGGTGGGCACGGCGCTTGTTCCGCTACACACACTCAACCGGAACGAGGACTGAATAG